ATTGGAGAGGGAATTGATGATCAAGAATATAGACTTGGTGCAGGTCTTGTACCAAGAGAACCCAATCCTAGCCTTCACCAaacgattcaaattcaaatcaaacaTCCCCTGAGCACACACGGGTCCTCCACATGCATCACTGTAGGTTGATTCCAATACCAATTTTTCAAGAACAGGGCATCCAGCGAGAAGCTTCACCACGTAATCATGGCACCCAAACAAAACCCTATCCCCAACGTGCAGCACCTTCAGCGAAGGGAGAGACACAGAGAAGCCCGCCAGCGCGTTCAAGAACACGCCGTCGAGCTTCATTTCCACAACGGTTTCGAAATTGAAGAGCTTCCGCGGGAGAGCCACGTAGCGCGACAGTGACAGGCTGAGCTCGAGCTGCTCGACACCTCGCCGGGCAGCCTGGCTCAGCCACGTGGCTATGTCACGCTGAGAGCAGCTCCAGTGGGAGCACCGCAGGCGGAACCGGGTAATTGACCGGGCCTCGTGCAGCAGGAGCACGGCGTAGACGAACTCCGAGAACCCGCTGGTCTCGCGGGATTTTGATTCATTCCTTTCGGGCCGGTCGACGGTCCCCGCGATGCCGTCAGTGAAGTCAAGGATAGGGACAGAGGCCCAGAGCGGGCGCCAGCGTTTCGAAAGGGAGCCGGTGACGACGGACTGCTTGGTTGGAAGGAGGGAGAGGATTTGGATGAGGAGGGCGTCGGGGAGCTCACTGATTCTGTCAGTGGCTGTAGCATTTGCGGCGGTTTCAGCCACAGGGAAAAGATTATGGAGGCGCTTAGGTGGTGGGTCCGCAGAGAGCTCCGCCATTTGAAGGACGAGAAATGAAACAACTGTGTCTGCTTGGCCGGACACTACGTCCTTGCTTGCTGCTGGGTTCTTTGTATATATGTAGGGAGCGCGTTTGGTTTATTGTCATCTgtaaggagggagagagaggctAGGTGCTTTAACACCACACGACACGTGtctttgatataaattataaccaTCTTTTTAAACTTTAAATGAAAGCTCACCATGGATTATACTCAAATCAATTATTCAATGCTCATTCAACGattctaatattaaaaaagaactaccaattaaatataatatagaaatatatatctgttgttttaaaaaagtttaaattttaattattttattatgaaataTCTTATTATtgtgttgctaattatttagtgataaatatatgtaaaataatatatataaatatatacaaatatttttactaactttttttatttatgaaatattgTTATACTATTTTACTAgagattcaatttttttttaattataaaccaATTAGTAAAGAAGTTAAAGCATAATAGAAATACAATTGGGCTATATATTCAGGTCTTTTTGCATTCAAGTCCAATTAAAATAGgcttaacacaaaaaaaaaacctaCTCTCATTAAAGAGAGTGGTTACAGGCGCCTGAAAACTCCAAATGTTATCACTTCAATTCACGCTCTATTAGGAAAAATGGTTCGTTCTTCAAACTCAAAACTGCAACAAAGTAATTTCAAATTTCTctcaaaatcttttaaattttctgCGAAACTATTGCAAAATTTGGTGGTGTGTTTGAATTCATcaacaaaaaacacacaaaacaagaataAAGATTCTGTAAGGTATTGAGAAAACTATTGTTATTATGTTCAGTTAATTTCTCAAAAATCTCGCATTTATACTAATTCAATATTAGGTTTAGTGGATCGAGTTCATTCATTTAGTAGATCTAATTTCTCTGatttcatttttcttgtttttttccgTAACTAGGGAATCGAATGAAACCGTGTTGTTAGTTTATTGGTTCTGATAAATAATTCGGTTcatctcttagtttaattgagttcatttgaATGCAGAAGTGAATTGAATGTTTtttttcttgctgattgaatATTTATAACGTTTTGTTCACATCTGAACGAATTCGATTCATTGGTGAATTCagtgaggttcacttgatgttgctattaagtattgaccaaatttgttattctttaataaatttagcttcatttcttagtttaatttgtgTTCATTTGGTTTGGTTTCACTTGAATTTGCTGAACTTGTTCATGTGgggttgtttagttagtttttgttcaaatctgaaccaaATTCGGTTCATTTATGAATTGAGTGAGGTTTACTTGATGTTAATGTTAAATATTGACCAAATTTGTTATTCCTTAAGAAATttaggttcatttcttagtttaatttacatTCATTTTGTTTGGTTTCACTTGAATTTGCTGAACTTATTTATGTGaggttgtttagttagtttttgttcaaatctCAACTAAATTTAGGTCATATGTGAATTGAATGAGGTTCATTTGATGTTgctgttaagtattgaccaaattttctATTCCCTAtagcaaaaatgaaaaagatgacCATCTCAAAAAAAGAGAAGTCGCATTACAATGTAAGCATATATACATTAAATCAACTGTATATTTGCATTATAAACACATCATAACATTATCTTTCAACTCCTTGCAGAAAACTCATGATTTAAGATGCTTAACAACATCAATAGCTAGGATGTTCGCCGAATTGAGTGAACGAAAGAAAGCTACCGTTGAAAAAATGGGATTTGATGCACTAAGACATATCCCAAAATTGAATGTCTTGCACAAGCTCTTGAGGGAATTGATTATTTGCTTTGATCTCTATCATGGATTCTTGGACACTCGCTATGAAAAAAGTCTACAAAACCTCTGCCAAGATAGGAGATGTATTGGGCCTAAATTCAGGCGATATTGTACTTTCCATCTTTTACATTTGTATTTTCCTTTTtgatctttttttatattaatttgtttatattaaaatatttcggTTCATTCATTCAGTAttgacaaaaaattttatt
The sequence above is drawn from the Arachis hypogaea cultivar Tifrunner chromosome 4, arahy.Tifrunner.gnm2.J5K5, whole genome shotgun sequence genome and encodes:
- the LOC112796794 gene encoding putative FBD-associated F-box protein At5g56440, which translates into the protein MAELSADPPPKRLHNLFPVAETAANATATDRISELPDALLIQILSLLPTKQSVVTGSLSKRWRPLWASVPILDFTDGIAGTVDRPERNESKSRETSGFSEFVYAVLLLHEARSITRFRLRCSHWSCSQRDIATWLSQAARRGVEQLELSLSLSRYVALPRKLFNFETVVEMKLDGVFLNALAGFSVSLPSLKVLHVGDRVLFGCHDYVVKLLAGCPVLEKLVLESTYSDACGGPVCAQGMFDLNLNRLVKARIGFSWYKTCTKSIFLIINSLSNVRCLSILSSTVECLKDSSASDIPVFNNLVQLEISFGNYSWDLLTYLLQHSQKLEVLTIYKESQKHANGQEPAWNLPLVVPECVLSHLKAFWLMEFQGLDCEMGFLRYVMQNARVLETMKISMASSLDPQTKLQIRSSVTALQLNFQSCQITFH